Part of the Zea mays cultivar B73 chromosome 4, Zm-B73-REFERENCE-NAM-5.0, whole genome shotgun sequence genome is shown below.
AACCAGCCCGAACTGCACAACGGCTGCTGCTCTGCTTCTTCTACCTCCCGTCCCGCCCCGTCCGATCCGCTACGCTACGCTACTACTCTCCGTCCACTTTCTCTCCCTGCAGCTCGCTCATTATTAACGCCGTTAATTAATGGGCGGTCGGTGGCCTGTCTGCCGGCTGCCGCACGTATCAGCATCGCCGCCTGCAACCAaacgatggtggtggtggtggactgCTGGCGGTGGTCTCCGCATGGGCACCAGGGCACGGGCAGCGCTGTGCATGCAGTTCAGTCGTCCCTGTAGGTTGCAGCTAGCCCTCGCCATTGATGACGACAGCTAGCTGACGGAAAGCTCGTGGAGTAAATGCGGGCCACGGATTAAATACTTCCTTTGATCCTTTACATCGAGTCGTTGGGAGATGGGCGCAGGCGGCCGGCGCGCGTCGCGAAAGTTCTCGCGCCAATGGCAATGCGCACGGGTCCGTGGGGTCCGGGCTGTGACGACGACGCGACGACCGACGAGTAGTGATTAGTGAACCGTGTGTGGACGACCTCCTCCCCATCGTTTTCTCTTTCGTGAATTCCTCCTCATGAGCTGACGACGATGCATGCATGGCTGCAGGTGCACCGGGACACGTACGCCCTGGTGGTGAGCATGGAGAACATCACGCTCAACTGGTACTGGGGCAACAACCGCTCCATGCTCATGTCCAACTGCCTCTTCCGGATGGGCGGCGCGGCGGTGCTCCTCACGAACCGGCGCTCGGAGCGGCGCCGCGCCAAGTACCAGCTGGTGCACACGGTGCGGACGCACCACGGCGCGGACGACCGCGCGTACCGGTGCGTGTTCCAGGAGGAGGACGAGACGGGCCGCGTGGGCGTCGCGCTGTCCAAGGACCTGATGGCGGTGGCCGGCGAGGCGCTGCGCACCAACATCACGACGCTGGGCCCGCTGGCGCTGCCCATGTCGGAGCAGATCCTGTTCCTGGCGTCGCTGGTGGCGCGCAGGGTGTTCGGCGCCCGCGGCGTGCGGCCCTACATCCCGGACTTCAAGATGGCGTTCGAGCACTTCTGCATCCACGCCGGCGGGAGGGCGGTGCTGGACACCATCGAGAAGAACCTGGGGCTCAGCGCCTGGCACATGGAGCCGTCCCGCATGACGCTCTACCGCTGGGGGAACACCTCCAGCAGCTCGCTCTGGTACGAGCTCGCCTACACGGAGGCGCAGGGCCGCGTGCGCCGCGGCCACCGCGCGTGGCAGATCGCCTTCGGCTCAGGGTTCAAGTGCAACAGCGCCGTGTGGCGGGCGCTGCGCACCATCGACCCTGCCAAGGAGAAGCCCGCCGGTGGGAACCCGTGGGTGGACGAGATCCACAACTTCCCCGTTGAGGTGCCCAAGGTGGAGAGCGTCGTCATGTCCTCCTGACAGTGACACCCACGGAGGGCAACTACTATATGCTGGTGATGGAGGGCGTGCGCCGGCAGAGCGAACAATGATGGTGGACGTACGAGGTTATGCCTAAAATACTACAGTATTGTTAATGAAAGCATTGCAAAAGGTTTTTTCTTACACTCCAAATAGGTTGCTTTGGCTATCAAATTGGCAAGAGCACTAATATGAGTCGGTTGGTGGGATATTTAGAATATGATTGGTTCGGTTGTGAACCGTGAAAAAACTATTGTGAAATGTATGCTATTAAAAGTATGTTGTGAGTTATCTGCTGTAAAAAAAAGTTGAAAGTCGTTTAGTCAAACTGATGTGAATTGTCTATTATGAACAATTTGTATATTGTTCATATCTTAATCAATTTATCTAATTAAATTATGTTCATgatatttttataaataaaactagACTCCATTTGCTATataatttttttataaaaaatatttTTTATTTATTCTAACATTTAATTATATTTAATCCAACTTTATTTTCAATTTTCATATTTCTTCATTAATATATTAGATAAATTAATTAAATTTATAATTTTATTTTGTTAATTTTTTATTAAAAATATGTTTTATTTGATTTATGGTAACACTTAATTatttttaatcctattttaatttcTATTTATCATATCTCTCTATTAATATATTAAACTTATCATATCTCTTTATTAATATATTAAACTTGGATAACTAGCAAAACCAGAGTCCAAGTTGCTTTCAAATTTATACTATAAAAAATTGTCTTTTCAAACtaatagcagaacaagttgaactCCTTTGGTTCACCTTGTACTTTTTTAAAGCAGAAGCATGTTGAAAAGGCTGAACCAAACACATCCTTGTAACGGGAAACTAGCCAACCAGTCATTATAATAAATATGGGTAATTTTCATGTGCCTTGAACCATCCGACATTCAACCCTCAAACCAATTCACACGGTGTCGGTGTTGTGTGCGTGTTCCGGGTTCTAGATGGTGTGCGTGgtgggcgcaagatttatactgcCTTGGGCAGAACGTCCCTACATCTAGCCTTCGACGACTTTATGCTATCGGCACCATTGTTGATCAATGCTCGTATTAGGGGTTACAAGCggtcgagagagggaggagaggctcccaagtctcttgTTGTGGAGGTGGTGGTGCTAAGGGATATAGAGTGGAGTCCTAACTAAGTCTTGGCTTGGCAACGGACTCCGACCTCTAGGTCCTCATCGGTGCGTCCTCTTTCCTCCGTCCGTTTGTCGTCTTCGTGCTGGGTATCCATCTGGGCCTACCCCCTCGTCTGGGGACCaacctcctccttttataggccaagGAGGGTCAGCCAGTGGTGGCTTCCTCGAGAAGGAGACACTGAGTGATGGTAAAACCGAGTGTTCTGCCACGGGGTGAAGCCCGTGGGCTCGAGATCGCCTGTTTGTCTCGTATTCTTTACAGCGAACGACGCGGGCAGCATGGGTCTTGAGCGTCATCATTCGAGCTACACCGATCCATGGCCTCCGTAGCCTGGGGCTCGGTGCGGCTTGTCTTGTTGTGCTCAGCAAGCGGTCTGCGCACTTAGGCCTAATCCTGATAGGTCATGAGTGCGCTGCAAGCTAGGGGACACACGGGCCATAAATATGCAGTAGTCCGAGGGGTTTGTAGGTTATGAGTGTGCCGCAACCCAAGAGGCTCGTAGGCCATGAGTGGGAGGCGGATCGGTGCCTCTGTCGTGGATCGACAACTGGTGTAGTTAATGCGACCGATCACTTATGATGGGTCGAGCTTGGGCCAAGCGAGAGGtccactcgagtggtttcccTTCGATTCGCCCTGCCACCCTATTTAGTTCTGCCACGCCCGACCCCGGCTTGGTGCCACGAGGTTCGTCCTAGGGCGGATGCTCCCATGGCAGACATTTCCTTTCCCCTCCATCCGACCGATGGGCCCTTGTCTCTAGAGGCCTCCTCCTAGCGCCATCGCTGACTGGCAGCCCTAGGGACCGGGGATCTTATCCCCGATAATACTATATTTGATCTCCAAACCCATCATGCCTAGTAAACTCTTGCACCTTTTTCCAGTTAAAAGGCTTACAACAAAACCAAAACACTCTATTAATATATTTTGAGTAAATAAATCATTTTATATAATGAACTTCTCCATTGATCATCATTATAGATTAACGAGTATCTAAAAAATGCCTCATATTTTCATCCATTGGAAACATAATGATTTCTTCTCTTGTATGTCCCTCAAGTCATTATCAAGATTACTCTAGTTTCTTGGATCATAGATATCCTCAGTTGAAACCGGTTCTTCAACAACACTAGCATTTTTTGTAATGATGTCAACAATTTCTTTAAGTGTAGGGCCATGATCTTCTGTGTTGATATTAGGTTGTTTCTCCACTGCAATAATAGCCAACTCATCTTTATGATTCAATAAACTCATTCACTTTTTTCTTCAATTCCTTTTCTTACTATCAAAAGCATGCCTTGTATGCAGCGTGACTATATGTTGAAAACTAAAGACAAAAGAATTATGATTTGAAAGCTACACCAAAGTTTTGAAGGTGATCGATTAATTTATAGAATTTTTACTGATTATGTAGAACTCAAGTTCCAAAATAATTTATCAATCGAAAAATATATCAATCAATTACATGTGTGTTTCCATACTACAAACAAATATTCAATAAAGTCATAAAAGTAAACTTGTATGTCATATTATCCATAAATATAATCAATATGTTATAAAACCACACATCTTTATTCGGGTAATTGGACAAAATTCTACCTTTGGTTCGATCGTGATGGGGAGATCGAGTGTTGTGATGTGGGCTAGATGCTACGGCGGCAACAACTCATCCTAGGATGCACCGTAGTAATATAATtgtctaaaccctaaaccctaaatgtAGAA
Proteins encoded:
- the LOC103655094 gene encoding 3-ketoacyl-CoA synthase 2, yielding METTAHAAASGTIQNARHRTSALKLCYHLAVSNAMYLLLAPAAAAAAHWLSRHSAAELAGSARSAAAANPPLAVALLVLGAVLATAYLMQRPRGVYLVDFACYKPGGEHVVTRETFMRQSEAAGVFTGDNLAFQRKILERSGLGQGTYFPKAVLNSPPNPCMAEARAEAEAVMFGAIDQVLAKTGVRARDIGVVVVNCSLFNPTPSLSAMIVNHYKLRGNVASYNLGGMGCSAGLISIDLAKQLLQVHRDTYALVVSMENITLNWYWGNNRSMLMSNCLFRMGGAAVLLTNRRSERRRAKYQLVHTVRTHHGADDRAYRCVFQEEDETGRVGVALSKDLMAVAGEALRTNITTLGPLALPMSEQILFLASLVARRVFGARGVRPYIPDFKMAFEHFCIHAGGRAVLDTIEKNLGLSAWHMEPSRMTLYRWGNTSSSSLWYELAYTEAQGRVRRGHRAWQIAFGSGFKCNSAVWRALRTIDPAKEKPAGGNPWVDEIHNFPVEVPKVESVVMSS